One window from the genome of Desulfobotulus pelophilus encodes:
- a CDS encoding cold-shock protein, which yields MAEGTVKWFNETKGFGFIATDSGQDVFVHFSAIQTSGFKTLQEGQRVQFDIVNGQKGPAADKVVPLG from the coding sequence TTGGCAGAAGGCACTGTAAAATGGTTTAATGAGACAAAAGGTTTTGGATTCATCGCTACGGATTCCGGTCAGGACGTATTCGTACATTTTTCTGCTATCCAGACCAGCGGTTTCAAAACGCTTCAAGAAGGTCAGCGGGTTCAGTTTGATATTGTTAACGGTCAAAAAGGTCCGGCCGCTGACAAGGTAGTTCCCCTGGGTTAA